The following are encoded in a window of Manihot esculenta cultivar AM560-2 chromosome 8, M.esculenta_v8, whole genome shotgun sequence genomic DNA:
- the LOC110621350 gene encoding proline-rich protein 1, translating to MEPRLQHVKISICAVLIGSILLLSDARLFGEQRMLEPTEFEPYALPPLESQPTLIPTPPFTVVSPPPSSNFPIKSPPNNFAIPPMYTPIARPPEYELNPPSIPPRPHYHGLSPPIYQPPLVHPPITAFPSPPPHKKPKFAVWCVAKPTLPEPIIQAALDYACGSGADCKSIQPNGLCFQPNNLVAHASYAFNSYWQKKKIAGGTCDFGGTAMLVTVDPSYDNCHFVSN from the exons ATGGAGCCAAGACTTCAGCACGTCAAAATCAGCATATGTGCAGTCCTTATTGGCAGCATCCTCCTTCTCAGTG atgCCAGGTTATTTGGTGAACAAAGAATGTTAGAACCAACAGAATTTGAGCCATATGCTCTTCCACCTTTGGAATCACAACCAACTTTGATACCAACACCACCGTTTACGGTGGTCTCACCTCCTCCGTCTTCTAATTTTCCGATCAAAAGCCCACCAAATAACTTTGCTATCCCGCCCATGTACACGCCAATTGCAAGACCACCAGAATATGAGCTTAACCCACCAAGTATCCCCCCTAGACCGCATTACCATGGCCTTAGCCCACCAATCTATCAACCGCCTTTGGTTCACCCACCGATCACTGCATTTCCGTCACCGCCGCCGCATAAAAAGCCGAAGTTCGCCGTCTGGTGTGTGGCAAAACCTACTTTGCCGGAACCAATAATTCAAGCAGCATTGGACTATGCTTGTGGGTCAGGAGCAGATTGCAAGTCAATTCAACCCAATGGATTGTGCTTCCAGCCGAATAATTTGGTAGCACACGCTTCTTATGCATTTAATAGTTACTGGCAGAAGAAAAAGATCGCTGGAGGCACCTGTGATTTCGGTGGGACTGCGATGCTTGTCACAGTTGATCCAa GTTATGACAACTGCCATTTCGTCTCTAATTGA